In one Lolium rigidum isolate FL_2022 chromosome 3, APGP_CSIRO_Lrig_0.1, whole genome shotgun sequence genomic region, the following are encoded:
- the LOC124696928 gene encoding brain acid soluble protein 1-like, whose translation MGAAASAASPPPEAADPPPKEDTQPAAAAAADAPPEASAPADSAPKEEIQPAAPAPGGDAEAEGETVVFDAAAAEAGGEEEVGECPFCTYMKGGGCKDEFVEWEKCIEVAEAEGGDIVERCAKATTALRVCMDKFPVYYEPILSAERRMSEDMEAAVKEEAQANQTSPASPPAVAGEGEQGDSKKQPEEVVVVKEKEAGGEAGEQGDSKKQAEEEVVALKEKEDLAA comes from the exons ATgggagccgccgcctccgccgcctctcctcccccgGAG GCCGCCGATCCACCGCCCAAAGAAGACACCcagcctgccgccgccgccgccgcagatgcGCCCCCGGAGGCCTCCGCGCCCGCTGATTCCGCCCCAAAAGAAGAGATCCAGCCCGCCGCGCCCGCAcccggcggcgacgcggaagCGGAGGGGGAGACGGTTGtcttcgacgccgccgccgcggaggccggcggggaggaggaggtcggggagtgccccttctgcacctaCATGAAGGGCGGCGGGTGCAAGGACGAGTTCGTGGAGTGGGAGAAGTGCATAGAGGTGGCGGAGGCCGAGGGCGGCGACATCGTCGAGCGCTGCGCCAAGGCCACCACCGCGCTGCGCGTGTGCATGGACAAGTTCCCCGTTTACTACGAGCCCATCCTCAGCGCCGAGCGCCGCATGAGCGAGGATATGGAGGCCGCCGTCAAGGAGGAGGCCCAGGCAAACCAAACCTCCCCCGCCTCGCCGCCTGCGGTGGCAGGGGAGGGAGAGCAGGGCGACAGTAAGAAGCAGCCAGAAGAGGTTGTGGTGGTCAAGGAGAAGGAAGCTGGCGGCGAGGCGGGGGAGCAGGGCGACAGCAAGAAGCAGGCAGAAGAGGAGGTTGTGGCGCTCAAGGAGAAGGAAGATCTTGCGGCTTGA
- the LOC124696927 gene encoding GTPase LSG1-1-like encodes MQLVEEQLSLLELPPSVPVHKKAWKWQKPALSWVLVNTDGSFDAHLLEAGTGYVIRNDNADFKEGEINWAVYQLGPQLTASGSGLLRLLCLSPTPSPRAAEAQERLLRTQLSSLVQTCLGLEMGGGGGGKKDRGEGLGRALLRQRNKQAAAAKARGQQLVISRRAQQGVPLESVIEVSDIDAVLQRAAEEELLHGDDAEGAAALTAALGSGLVDLDGTGATAEERRILREEQEALHADSLRVPRRPPWTAQMTTEELNNNEKRAFLEWRRNLARLQENEELVLTPFEKNIDIWRQLWRVLERSDLLVMVVDSRNPLFYRCPDLEEYAQEIDEHKRTLLLVNKADLLPLNVRRKWADYFKEHDILYLFWSAKAATAALEGKKLSGYTEESDTDLDTKIYGREELLVRLQGEAEYIVSQKGTQVAREDRGLNSSDSASARPKHVVVGFVGYPNVGKSSTINALVGEKKTGVTSTPGKTKHFQTLIISEELMLCDCPGLVFPSFSSSRHEMVACGVLPIDRMTKHRGAIQVVADRVPRHILEQVYKITLPKPKAYEQASRPPTAAELLMAYCQSRGHISHAGLPDETRASRQILKDYIDGKIPHFELPPSEIDDESDLEDASDLEGSVAAAADESDDYASGEDDEEIDQGEAERNITHALSDLQSFDLNGQVSKNSTKKKKETSHKQHRKPQRKKDRSWRVGNDGADGSGVIRVFQKPAVNLAACSTAL; translated from the exons ATGCAGCTGGTGGAGGAGCAGCTTTCCCTTCTGGAGTTGCCGCCGAGCGTGCCCGTTCACAAGAAGGCGTGGAAGTGGCAGAAACCAGCGCTGAGCTGGGTTTTGGTCAATACTGATGGCTCTTTTGATGCTCATTTGTTGGAGGCGGGTACTGGTTATGTGATCCGCAATGATAATGCAGATTTT AAAGAAGGAGAAATAAACTGGGCCGTGTACCAACTCGGCCCGCAACTCACCGCCTCAGGGTCAGGGCTCCTTCGCCTCCTCTGCCTCTCTCCAACACCAAGCCCTCGCGCCGCCGAAGCGCAAGAGCGGCTCCTTCGTACACAACTCTCCTCTCTGGTGCAAACCTGCCTTGGCTTGGagatgggaggcggcggcggcggcaagaagGACCGCGGCGAGGGGCTGGGGCGCGCGCTGCTCCGGCAGCGCAAcaagcaggcggcggcggccaaggcGAGGGGCCAGCAGCTCGTCATCTCCCGCCGCGCGCAGCAGGGCGTGCCGCTCGAGTCGGTCATCGAGGTCAGCGACATCGACGCCGTCCTGCAGCGCGCGGCCGAGGAGGAGCTCCTCCACGGGGATGACGCCGAGGGCGCCGCCGCCCTCACCGCCGCGCTCGGCTCCGGCCTCGTCGATCT GGACGGGACgggggcgacggcggaggagaggCGGATTCTAAGGGAGGAGCAGGAGGCCCTGCACGCCGACAGCCTCAGGGTGCCTCGCCG GCCCCCGTGGACTGCTCAGAtgacgaccgaggagctcaacaaCAACGAGAAGCGGGCCTTCCTGGAGTGGCGGAGGAACCTTGCCAG ATTGCAAGAGAATGAAGAACTTGTCCTTACACCTTTTGAGAAGAATATTGATATCTGGAGACAGCTCTGGAGAGTACTTGAACGGAGTGATTTG CTCGTAATGGTCGTCGATTCTCGAAATCCCTTGTTCTACCGTTGCCCTGATCTTGAG GAATACGCACAAGAAATTGATGAGCACAAGAGAACACTACTACTCGTAAATAAGGCTGATCTTCTACCACTGAATGTCAG GCGGAAATGGGCAGATTACTTTAAGGAACATGATATCCTCTATCTATTCTGGTCTGCTAAAGCCGCTACCGCTGCTTTAGAGGGAAAAAAGTTAAGTGGGTACACTGAAGAATCAGATACAGATCTTGACACAAAGATATATGGTCGTGAAGAACTCCTGGTGAGGTTGCAGGGTGAAGCGGAGTACATTGTGAGCCAAAAGGGAACACAAGTTGCTCGAGAGGACCGTGGATTAAATTCTTCCGACTCTGCCTCGGCGCGACCCAAGCATGTGGTTGTCGGATTTGTTGGCTATCCTAATGTTGGGAAGAGTTCAACTATCAATGCTTTGGTAGGTGAGAAGAAGACGGGTGTAACATCTACACCTGGCAAGACCAAGCATTTCCAGACATTGATAATCTCAGAAGAGCTCATGCTCTGCGATTGTCCTGGTCTGGTCTTCCCTTCATTCTCAAGCTCAAGGCATGAGATGGTTGCTTGTGGTGTCTTGCCAATTGATAGAATGACAAAGCACAGGGGTGCAATTCAAGTGGTCGCAGATCGTGTGCCGAGACATATCCTAGAACAGGTATATAAAATCACCCTGCCAAAGCCCAAGGCGTATGAGCAAGCATCGCGGCCCCCAACTGCTGCTGAGTTGCTGATGGCGTACTGCCAATCTCGAGGGCATATCAGCCATGCTGGACTGCCTGATGAGACCAGGGCATCTCGACAGATACTGAAGGACTACATCGATGGAAAGATTCCACACTTTGAGCTTCCTCCCAGTGAGATAGATGATGAATCTGACCTAGAGGATGCCAGTGACCTAGAAGGTTCAGTTGCTGCAGCAGCTGATGAATCAGATGACTATGCTTCTGGTGAAGATGACGAGGAAATTGATCAAGGTGAAGCTGAAAGAAATATCACTCACGCCCTAAGTGACCTTCAATCTTTCGACCTGAACGGCCAAGTGTCCAAGAATTccacaaagaagaagaaagagacgTCCCACAAACAACACCGGAAGCCCCAGCGGAAGAAGGATCGCTCGTGGAGGGTTGGAAACGACGGTGCTGATGGGTCAGGGGTCATAAGGGTGTTTCAGAAACCTGCCGTTAATCTTGCTGCCTGTAGCACTGCATTGTAG